One Insulibacter thermoxylanivorax genomic window carries:
- a CDS encoding Cof-type HAD-IIB family hydrolase, with translation MTIKLIALDIDGTLLDDEHRIGEKNLRTIRRVADQGVKVVLCTGRGAMSARPVMEELALEGVMITHNGASILDTKDNILYEDTFQITELVELIAYCRERGIHYDINTSLDMIVDRMSDEARKMYEAYLADPQMVEDVLQVTSPLVKFCMFGDKPVMDQVERDWPQREQKFRFIRSGDYFVDVMKPQVTKGRALQRLAEIWQIERTEILAMGNFFNDIEMLEFAGIGVAVANSPDPVKEAADEITVSNNEDAVHVVLSRYFPE, from the coding sequence ATGACCATTAAACTGATCGCTTTGGATATCGACGGCACGCTGCTGGATGATGAGCATCGCATCGGTGAGAAGAATCTTAGAACGATCCGTCGTGTCGCGGATCAGGGCGTGAAGGTGGTGCTGTGCACGGGGCGGGGGGCGATGAGCGCTCGTCCGGTGATGGAAGAGCTGGCTCTGGAGGGCGTGATGATCACCCACAACGGTGCCTCGATCTTGGATACGAAGGATAACATCCTGTACGAGGATACCTTTCAGATCACGGAACTGGTTGAGCTGATCGCATACTGCCGGGAACGCGGCATTCATTACGATATCAATACTTCCTTGGATATGATCGTCGATCGGATGTCGGACGAGGCGAGGAAGATGTATGAAGCGTACCTCGCGGATCCGCAGATGGTGGAGGATGTCCTGCAGGTGACATCGCCGCTCGTGAAATTCTGCATGTTTGGCGATAAGCCCGTCATGGATCAAGTGGAGCGGGATTGGCCGCAGCGTGAGCAGAAGTTTCGCTTTATCCGCAGCGGGGATTACTTCGTCGATGTGATGAAACCGCAGGTGACGAAGGGCAGAGCGTTGCAGCGGCTGGCCGAGATCTGGCAGATCGAACGGACAGAGATCCTCGCCATGGGGAATTTCTTCAACGACATCGAGATGCTCGAGTTCGCCGGCATCGGCGTAGCCGTGGCCAACTCTCCGGATCCGGTGAAGGAAGCCGCCGATGAGATCACCGTCTCCAACAACGAAGATGCTGTGCATGTGGTGCTGAGCCGTTACTTCCCGGAGTAA
- a CDS encoding pseudouridine synthase gives MRIDKILTHLGIATRSEAKRLARAGLIRVNGEIVKDSGRKVDPERDRLEVNGEPVHYRSYIYLMLNKPPGVISATEDLRERTVLDLLSKEYRAFSPFPVGRLDKDTEGLLLLTNDGQLAHRLLSPKRHVPKVYYAEIEGFVGEQDVVRFKHGVELDDGYVTLPAELKILETFEGPKGPCSKIELTIVEGKFHQVKRMFRAVGKKVTYLKRIAMGNLRLDPTLALGQYRELTDLEMRELMEGTGDDH, from the coding sequence ATGCGGATCGACAAGATCCTCACTCACCTGGGCATTGCAACCCGTTCGGAAGCGAAGCGGTTAGCGCGGGCTGGATTGATCCGGGTGAACGGTGAGATCGTGAAGGACAGCGGAAGGAAGGTCGATCCCGAACGCGATCGTCTGGAAGTGAATGGAGAACCTGTACATTATCGTTCATATATCTATCTCATGTTAAACAAACCGCCCGGGGTGATCTCCGCCACCGAAGATCTGCGGGAAAGAACGGTGTTGGACCTGCTGTCCAAGGAATACCGGGCTTTCTCTCCCTTTCCTGTCGGTCGTTTGGATAAGGATACCGAAGGTTTGCTGCTGCTTACGAACGACGGGCAGCTGGCCCATCGCCTGCTCTCGCCGAAACGTCACGTACCGAAGGTGTACTATGCCGAGATAGAAGGGTTCGTCGGCGAGCAGGATGTGGTAAGATTTAAGCATGGCGTGGAATTGGATGACGGATATGTCACCTTGCCGGCAGAACTGAAGATCCTCGAGACCTTCGAGGGACCGAAGGGCCCATGCTCGAAGATCGAGCTGACGATCGTGGAGGGCAAGTTTCACCAGGTCAAGCGGATGTTCCGCGCCGTCGGCAAGAAGGTGACGTATCTGAAGCGTATCGCGATGGGGAACTTAAGGCTCGATCCGACATTGGCTCTTGGTCAATATAGAGAACTGACAGATTTAGAGATGAGAGAACTCATGGAGGGGACTGGAGATGACCATTAA
- a CDS encoding GTP pyrophosphokinase, producing MDGRDWSKFLLPYEHAVEELKIKFKALRAELKIREELAPIEFVTGRVKRISSILSKAKSLGVPYDQLEKGIEDIAGIRIMCQFVEDIYRVAELIRERSDMKVMYEKDYIANKKESGYRSYHIIVEYPVQTALGVKPVLAEIQIRTLAMNFWATIEHSLNYKFKEELPEDVKQRLRRAAEAAYVLDQEMSSIRDDIMSAQKAFERNSNLVSRVLNDIQELYFYHRFREAVQFQLKFNELWENEDIWGLCLLADQLQEALERAKQHADD from the coding sequence ATGGACGGAAGAGATTGGAGTAAATTTCTCCTCCCTTACGAACACGCTGTAGAGGAGCTTAAGATCAAGTTCAAGGCGCTCAGGGCGGAATTGAAGATACGGGAAGAACTGGCTCCGATAGAATTTGTAACAGGACGCGTGAAGCGCATCTCCAGCATACTCAGCAAGGCGAAGTCGTTGGGCGTTCCCTATGATCAACTTGAGAAGGGGATCGAGGATATTGCCGGCATCCGCATCATGTGTCAATTCGTTGAAGATATCTACCGCGTCGCGGAGCTGATCCGTGAGCGAAGCGATATGAAAGTCATGTATGAGAAAGACTATATCGCCAACAAAAAAGAGAGCGGCTACCGCAGCTATCATATCATCGTGGAATACCCCGTCCAGACGGCGCTGGGCGTGAAACCTGTGCTGGCAGAGATCCAGATCCGCACCCTGGCCATGAACTTCTGGGCGACGATTGAACATTCATTGAATTATAAATTCAAAGAAGAATTGCCGGAAGACGTCAAGCAGAGACTGCGCAGGGCAGCGGAAGCTGCCTACGTGCTGGATCAGGAGATGTCCAGTATCCGGGATGATATCATGAGCGCGCAGAAGGCATTCGAGAGAAATTCGAATCTCGTCTCCAGAGTGTTAAATGATATCCAGGAATTATATTTTTATCATCGCTTTAGAGAAGCCGTGCAATTCCAATTGAAGTTTAATGAATTGTGGGAGAATGAAGACATCTGGGGTTTGTGCCTGCTGGCTGATCAGCTGCAGGAAGCGCTGGAGCGAGCGAAGCAGCATGCGGATGATTGA
- a CDS encoding quinone-dependent dihydroorotate dehydrogenase, whose translation MLYEKIVKPILFRMNPETAHHLTISGLRIAQAVPGAMAVVRAAYSSPQLPELRQTLWGMDFPNPIGLAAGLDKNGEAAKAFSYMGFGFIEVGTVTPRAQNGNERPRLFRLPEDSALINRMGFNNEGADKMRAYLEKVTRRPIPIAINIGKNKVTPNEHAVQDYLDCLRILYDVGDFFAVNISSPNTPNLRKLQHGDDLRDLLHAVIAERDRLAKERKAKAKPVVVKIAPDLSDEEIEQCVETISQAGIDGIIATNTTIKREGLKHPNAIESGGLSGKPLKQRAVEVIRQVYRLTEGRIPILGSGGVFTGDDAYEMIRAGASLVEIYTSFIYRGPTINKTLNQELSNLLRRDGFTHISEAVGVDA comes from the coding sequence TTGTTATATGAAAAGATCGTCAAGCCCATCTTGTTTCGTATGAATCCGGAGACGGCGCATCATCTGACCATCAGCGGATTGCGCATCGCCCAAGCGGTTCCCGGAGCGATGGCCGTCGTGCGTGCGGCCTATTCTTCGCCGCAATTGCCGGAGCTTAGGCAGACGCTGTGGGGAATGGATTTTCCCAACCCCATCGGTTTGGCAGCGGGTTTGGATAAGAACGGAGAAGCGGCGAAGGCTTTCTCGTATATGGGGTTTGGTTTCATCGAAGTGGGGACGGTGACGCCGCGGGCACAGAACGGCAATGAGCGGCCGCGGTTGTTCCGTCTGCCGGAAGACAGCGCTTTGATCAATCGGATGGGATTTAACAATGAAGGTGCGGACAAGATGCGGGCATATCTCGAGAAGGTCACGCGCCGGCCGATTCCCATCGCGATCAACATCGGTAAGAACAAGGTTACGCCGAATGAGCATGCCGTCCAAGATTATCTGGATTGCCTCCGCATATTATATGATGTCGGGGATTTTTTTGCTGTGAATATCAGTTCCCCTAATACGCCGAACCTGCGCAAACTGCAGCACGGAGACGACCTGCGGGACTTACTGCATGCGGTGATTGCGGAGCGCGACCGCTTGGCGAAGGAGCGGAAGGCCAAGGCGAAGCCGGTGGTCGTGAAGATCGCACCGGATCTGTCGGATGAGGAGATCGAGCAGTGCGTCGAGACGATCAGCCAGGCAGGTATCGACGGCATCATCGCCACGAACACGACGATCAAGCGGGAGGGTCTGAAGCATCCGAATGCGATCGAAAGCGGCGGTCTCAGCGGCAAACCTTTGAAGCAGAGGGCCGTCGAGGTGATCCGTCAGGTCTATCGTCTTACCGAGGGACGAATTCCGATCCTCGGTTCCGGCGGCGTGTTCACAGGTGACGATGCCTACGAGATGATCCGTGCCGGAGCAAGCCTCGTCGAGATCTATACCTCGTTTATCTACCGCGGGCCGACGATCAACAAGACCTTAAACCAAGAGCTGTCGAATCTATTAAGAAGGGATGGGTTCACGCACATCTCCGAGGCGGTCGGTGTCGACGCGTAA
- a CDS encoding ferredoxin, which yields MPKYTYVDKDTCIACGACGASAPDIFDYDDDGLAENIYEGDNNRGVVPIPEDLYDDLQDAVDGCPTDSIQVSDEPFE from the coding sequence ATGCCGAAATATACCTATGTAGACAAAGACACTTGTATCGCATGCGGCGCCTGCGGCGCATCTGCTCCTGATATATTTGATTATGATGATGACGGCTTGGCTGAGAATATCTATGAGGGGGATAACAATCGCGGTGTCGTACCGATTCCTGAGGATCTCTACGATGATCTGCAGGATGCGGTAGATGGATGCCCGACGGATTCAATCCAAGTTTCGGACGAACCGTTCGAATGA